One Rhizobiales bacterium GAS188 DNA window includes the following coding sequences:
- a CDS encoding repressor LexA, which yields MEIGDIERALHKPGKSKSGLAAALGRQPSAVTALLKGERKLKADEVPVIKAYLEMDDGAPLTIPIMGDVGAGSEAHFYDQAQGPFGEIAAPQGSTDETVAVRIKGESLGNMFDGWFAVYDDRREPVTPDLHGQLCVVGLPDGRVLIKKLTPSKSGNGLFHLYGQNGDPILDTPIEWAARVRLITRS from the coding sequence ATGGAGATCGGAGATATCGAGCGGGCACTTCACAAGCCGGGCAAGAGCAAGAGCGGCCTCGCCGCCGCGCTCGGGCGTCAGCCGTCGGCCGTCACGGCCCTATTGAAGGGGGAGCGAAAGCTCAAGGCCGACGAGGTGCCGGTCATCAAAGCCTATCTCGAGATGGACGACGGCGCCCCGCTCACGATCCCAATCATGGGAGACGTCGGCGCAGGCTCCGAAGCGCATTTCTACGACCAGGCGCAAGGCCCGTTCGGAGAAATCGCGGCGCCTCAGGGATCAACCGACGAGACCGTCGCCGTGCGGATCAAGGGCGAGAGCCTCGGCAACATGTTCGATGGCTGGTTCGCAGTCTATGACGACAGGCGCGAGCCGGTGACGCCCGATCTCCATGGTCAGCTCTGCGTAGTAGGGCTCCCTGACGGCCGCGTTCTCATCAAGAAATTGACCCCCTCAAAGAGCGGCAACGGCCTTTTCCATCTTTATGGACAAAATGGCGATCCCATCCTGGATACGCCGATCGAATGGGCGGCGCGCGTGCGGCTCATCACCCGCAGCTGA